The Rissa tridactyla isolate bRisTri1 chromosome 1, bRisTri1.patW.cur.20221130, whole genome shotgun sequence DNA segment accttctgtttttctcccaGTAGAATTAATTTCAGCACTGTTTGCATGCCAAGCATGCACACTCGCAGCTGTGAGCTCcggggagagggagaaggcacAGCTTGGACCTGCCCAGATAAGATCACAAAAAGTCTGCAACAAGGCCAGGAGCTGAACCCGCTGCTTTTGCCAAGTGACTTCACCACAAGACCATCTTTGCTCCTGCCCACAGGAACTGTCCCGCGCCATTACAGACAGACCTCAGGAGCCAGACAACGGAGGGGGGAAACCATCTGGCTGTTTCAAAGTCCTTTGGGAGATCCACAAGATGGGTAGTCTTCTGTGCCACTCTGTGATgcagcaaagaggggaaaaacaccCATTTCCCACTGAGCAGCTATCCCTTCCCAGTAATCCAACCCGCACGCCTGTTCCTGCCAGAAATCTCGCTGTTTCAAGGCTGCATGTGTCATTGATTAAGAAATAAGACAGAGCAGGGAGGAACAGCTTTTAAAGAATAAGGCCATGCACGGGCAGGGAAACAAGGGCTGCTGAGTGCTTGGGAACCCTCAGAGATGAAAGTTCCACAGGACTGCCACATGGCAGTGCTGCTGGTATATCTACCGTGCAGCTAAAGGAGTTCTCCACGTGCCGGTTATGGAGAGAGACAATCCTGGAGCTGGAGACGGTCACAGAGCTCACTCCATCTGACGGTCATGAAAGGGGAAAGTAAAGGGAGTAAATTGTTCCATGCAACAGGAGACACTATCACAAGCTGAAAGCCATGGGAAAGAAAGCAACAGGGCATGGGACTTCCTTGGGAGCTGACTGCGAATGAAGCAGCTGAAGTTTCCACTTGGATTTGCAGCTGCATGTTTGTGCAGAAAATAAGGGtggaaaagctggagaaatacCGGGAGAGAGTTTCTGAGAGGACTGCAGGCTTGTACCCAAGAGAGGGAAAAGCAcctcctgctgtgctggtgtGCTCAAGGCACACAAACTGCAGGAATATCCGACTCCTATTTCGTCCTGCTTGGAATCAAATCACAAAGCCCCAGCTCTCAATTAGCTGCTCAAACAAAAAGGGAGATCATCTATTTTCCAAGCGCTTAGGTAAAAGAAGAGTGAAATCATAAGATGTGAGGCAGAGCTTCTGCTCTCTTGTTGTGGTGCCAAAGCACAGCGTCTTAAATAAAGTCAGCaatattattttgtgtgtgcttaGGAGCAAACTGTAATCCCTCACCTAACATTACCTGAGTCTGTAGAGCTACCCTGGTGTAAATGAGTCCATAACTATATATACACAGCCATCAACTTACTCAGTTCCCATCAGCATAACTGCTGTCATTGCTTTGtataccaaagaagaaaaaacagcagaaaacttgTTTCCTGGCACGTTTGTTTCCAGAAAGACAgcttgcatatattttttttacatctctGGAGAACAAAGCCCTTAATACTGACCAGACAGAAACTTCCTGAAGTCAAAACCTCCAGGCCAGAGCTCGCTTTCTTTGCCTTAGTATGTTAATGAGCAGAGGGCGATTTGTGAAGCTGTCAATAAAGTTTATCAGGGCAGTGAGTCACCACACCATAATCCTGAAGGTTATCTGGCGGCTTATCTAAGCAGCCTGGCCTTGGTTAAGGAATCAAAGAGGTGGTTTGACGCCGAAAGTCACAGACAGTGGGATTTTGCAACTCCCCGTTCGCCTGCAATACAATGCGTAATTTTGGATATTCTGTTTAAATGTGCGTAGCCACAGGGCTGCGGAAGAGAGACAGCGCAGTGATGGCTGCCCTGCCACCGTTATCCCCTGTGTACCCAACAAATCCAACAgcgggagatttagattaggtatcaggaagaaattctttactgtgagggtggtgaggcgctggaacaggttgcccagggaagctgtggctgccccatccctggaagtgttcaaggccaggctggacggggctttgagcagcctggtctagtgggaggtgtccctgcccatggcaggggggatggaactgggtgatctttaaggtcccttccaacccaaaccattctatgatgctatgacaCCTCCGAGCGATTCCATGACACCTCTGTGACGCCCGCGAGCtccttttaagaaataaaaaggggggCGGGGAGGTGACAGGCCATTTAACCTGCTGGGACTGTGGCCGACAAGGGACGAACCTTCCCTGGACGCGACCATCGCCCCCGCTAGGCCTCAGACACGCACGCCCCCCAACCCACCGCGGGGGggcggacggacagacggacggacggacggacggtgCCGCCGCCAGCCGACAGGGGGCGCTCCCGACGGGGAGCGGGGCTCCTGCGGCGGCGCCAGACCGGCACcgtcccccccctacccccccccttccccccggcgCCTGCGCTTCCAGGAGcctccaagatggcggcgggccCGCCTCCCACCGCCGCCCAGGCCTACCGGCCCAACCGCTTCGTCTCGCTGCCGGCCGAGCTCGACCCCGAGACCTACGACTTGTCGCCGGAGAAGCGCCGCGCCGAGGCCGAGCGCTTGGCTATCCGCGCCCGGTTGAAGCGGCAGTACCAGCTGCAGCTCAACAACCCCAACCCACCCGCCATCATCGTGAGTGGGGAAGGGGGCCGCGggcggttggggggggggggggggggcgggccgcGGGAACGGGGCGCCTCGCCCGGCGTCCCGGAGcggggcctgggcctgggcctggggcTGGGCCTGGGGCTGGGCGGGCAGGGTGATACCGTCCCCATGACCTTGTCACCCGTCCCGGCCTGGTCCCGGAGGCAACCGGGGGCTTTCTAggcccctgccccgccgcgggGGGTAAAGGGGGCTGCCCCCAGTCGGGTGTCCGCTGCAAGGTCCCTGGGCCCTCACGGTGGCTTTCTTTCCAACCCCAGGAAGATCCTGCCTTGATCCGCTGGGCCTATGCTAGGTCGCAGAACGTCTACCCTACTTTCCGCCCGACGCCCAAGACGTCCTTTCTAGGAGCCGTTTTTGCGATAGGCCCTATCCTCTTCTGGGCTGCTGTCTTCAAAGCTGACAGGGTAAGTCCATTGACGATACTGAATGTCGGTGGACGCCACTGATCTGCTTGGAGACTTAATTGGTGGAATTCTCTTGCACCTAAGAATTATTAATACCATTAAAGTAATGAGGAAAGGGAGACTGATAGCGAGCCTGCTAGCTCAAAGCGTCGGAACTGATTGCAAAGTCCTGCTGCGCTGAGAGCCCTTGTACCCTTGGGTATGGCCAGTCACAGTTTCCCTGATCAGGATATTTTGCTATAATAAAGCGCTCTGTAGCACTGACTGTAAATTAATTATAAGGGCTGTTGACACACAGTAACTGTgcattctaaaataaataaatagagagtTTATGGCTGACAGACCTAGTGAGGTCTCTGCAAATTGCTTAACCATTTCTCTAATCTCATGAAGCAAGTGGTGAGGAGTACTTACACTGATTACAGTGCCTGCTCTCACATGGCTTTTTAAGGTTTTGGAAGGTTTATCTTGCTTCTGTTCTGAGTCCTGAAATGTGGACGTCAGAATCTGAGCAATGGTAGACTATTCTGAAAATACTCATCTGTATACATACATAAGAAAGTGCTAGGCGACTGGCAGACAGCGACTGTTTTTACCAGTGCATTTGTGGCTATTGTAAAACACTCTTCCCTCTTTCACACAGAAGTAGCATTTTTAGATTAAGTCATAGACCAGGAAGCACAAACATCAGTTAAAATCAATAGCATATTTGTAGGGAATGCTGTTTActaggagaaattaaaaaaacaggttTAGGAAACATGCTGAGCATGTTGATATAAATCTCTGCAGTATTTTTGTcatgctggtttggttttgtacaCAAAGCCGCACTTGAGCTTAGCCACCAAGTGTGGCTTAGTGTGTGAGTGcttaaaaataaacctgtgtGAGCGAAATATAGACATACTTGCCTGGCAATATTTAAGCTGAAGTCTTTAATGTAGTCTTCAGGACAATTTGCTTTCCATTATTCCAGTTCCCTTACTGATTGGcgatttgtcttttgttttctgttagtaTAGAAAGCACAATAACTATTATACTCTTTTCTCTGAGGAGTGTTTGTGGTGTGTCTGGGAAAGCAAAAGATAAATTGCCGAGTCTTAAGCAAGTCTTCTGGttttacccagcagaaggaaTCTGTGCAAAATCTGCAGTGTCTGTGTACTGTAACAATACCTGTCAGAAAGGTACATGACTGCAGAGTGAGATACAAATGGGCTGAAAGTGAACGCAGGCACGTTTAGGCAAGTTTTACTAAGAAGTTTCTCCATAATTAGATCTCTAAACTGGATTATTCAGCAAGAAGGAGGAGGTAGAAACTAAATGTATAAATTAACTGATGCAACTAGTTTGGTAAAAAATACATCACAGGAATTGGTGTCTGCTGGCCTGTGGGAGTGGATAGATGTGCAGAGAGGTCAATCTGAGCATGTCTTCCCTGGCTGGAATGCCgtgttcttttttttgctttttaattaaacaatggCTGTTACCAGAGTTTGTgcttatagaatcatttaggttggaaaagacccttaagatcatatGGTGCTATCTTCCTATAGGCTGTGCTGAGATACTAGAACTGCTTTTCTCTTATCCCAGGCTGATGGAAATTTCTTCTCTAATAGGATAATGATGAATGTTCTCTTTCTTCCACAGGATCGTAAAGAGAAGCTTATCCAAGAAGGTAAATACAAGCGACCGTTCAGTGTATTTTAAGTCCTGGAATTGCAGTGCTGTTCATGggatataaataaaataagatgtaTTGTGTGCTGACATTTCTCCTTCATAAGAATAAATCTTAATTGCTCGTTGGTTGTCTTGCATCTTTAACAATtatggaaaatgcagaaatgcaggaTCTTTATATCTAATGCAGATAGATACAGAGAAGGTGTCCGGAACTCAGCTAGGGTACTCCTTTGGTCTACATGCAGAGGCTCCTTTTAAACTGTGGAAGTTGCTGCTGTCAGAGCAGCACAGGCTGAAGTTTAAAATTAGTAGCAGGCTAAAAAGTTGAGCAATCCCAAAGCAGTTTCCCAAATAAGTGCTACTTGCCTACTAGGTATTTCTTCCTGGCGTCAGTTTGACTATGTAGTTTGCACTAATGGGATAATAGGCAAGTTctgcaatacatttttaataactttagGAGCCTGCCTGACTGCTCTCAATAAATtgagttaatttttgttttccctaatAAAATACAAGCCTAAACCATGCATTTGTTTACTGTAATAAACTTTTCGGTAAAATTACTGTACCAGACTTGGAAATAGTGGGCTTAACATTGTCATGCTATGTGTAACACGCATTTCCACTAATTCTGTGATTCCTGTGAGCGGGAGacaagaagtaaaaagaaaggatttttatttttgacacTGATTCCCTTACAGTATAGGAGAATTCCATTTCACCCCTGCAAATgggctgtgattaaaaaaaaacaacccacaaagcATAACTGAACCTTGTACCTGCAAAGATgtcttttctgcttatttttataaGAACCCAAGTCTTTTCTGCCCAGGTCAACTGGTATAGGGGACTCTGGAATTGTGAGCCAGTTTGTCACTTGCATGGCAAAGTactgcaaagaaaagatttttaattcaGACTTGAATTTTCACGTGGCCTGTAGGTGCCATCATGATCCAAACAACCCTCAGTCTTCAGACATTATACAGGAGTGGTTTCCCAAATGTTGAGGTCAATGCCAAAAACTTAATCTGATGCAAAAGTTGAAAAAAACCTTCCCTCCGCCTCCTGTGAAAGCAGCCTATGTTCTTGACAGTGAAGTCAGCAAGAGCAGGTCTGATGAGTCCCTTTGCTGCATGATTAGGATGTAAATATGGGCTGTTCGCAGCCCTTGTTCATCAGAGTGAGATGATGAGCTTTTtcacagagtggctgaggttggaagggagccctggagatcatctggtccaagcaGGGCCACCTTGAGCAGGCTGACCAGGACGGCTTTTGAGGATCTCCAaaggtggagactccacaacctctctgagcaacctgtgctagtgctcagtcactctcacagtaaaaaagtgtttcctgattgattaattttattattttttaaagagtatttccTGTCGTAGCTCTTCCCTTTCCTGTCTGTCTCATGAAACGTTCAGGCTTGGCACTGAGGCTGTGTGCAGCAGCTGTGCAAGGCCATGGCCTGCTTTTGCATTCCCGTATGTGCTCTCAACAACCCTCTCTGCACCTGTCTCTGCGGCTTGTTCTTCTGCTGGCTTAACGAAAGCAAGCCCAGATTATTCTCTCTGCAGAACAGCTTCTAAAAGACTGTCACAAATGATATTACAAGATACGTCTGTGggtcagtggagagagagaggcatCAATGCATGGAGAAAGAGGTATtaagggaaagaaataattgcTTGTCTGAGCATGCTAAATTAACTATCTTCTTGCTGCCACGAACTAATTTGATCTCCCAGGACCCATTTCCTCCAGCTAATTGGAACTTGAGTTGCCACACATGTAAATTCTCCCTTGCAGCTGTATTTGTTTCAGGCTGGTTGAGCAAATGGTTTGGGATGGGTTGTGGATGGGCGCTGCGTCTCTTGTCTTTCAGGCCGGCTTTGGATTGTTGCTCGTGGCGCCTGCCACAGCCCTTTCCTTTGCAGATGAGAGAGTCTGATGCTACGTCCCTGTAGATTTGAGCGTGGTGCTTGGGGAAAGGCTGCCctacttttcctctctccttattTGCAGAACTCCTCCAAGCTGTTTTCTTGCAAGGAACGAAAGTGCTGTGCTACTGGAGGTGGGGTTGGTGCTTTGAGGCCGTGGTGATGGGTGCatagaggaaggaaaggagagttTCCCTTCAGAAATGTAGGGTGAAGACTGGAGAGTGAAAGTGCCTCGTGGAATTTTACCCTTGACTGATGTGTTACCACCCGTGTCTGCTTCAGTCTATAGGAGGAGAAATTCAAGCCTGCAGGTCACTGGATGATAATTTAGGCcccaaagagaaaacaagcttGTCCCCTCTGCCTATGAAACATTTAGACCTCATTTATCCCTGGATCAGTCTGATTAAATCAGCTTCTCTGGCAAATTGATTCTCCTGAACGTCCTTTTCTGAGCTGGCTATTTTAGAGTAAACATCTCCCTGTAGATTTTATAATGTAATACTTTGCTCAAagccaatgctttttttttccccccaaggatCTGGTGCAGATCCAAAACCGATGATGGATGTAACTGACAGAAGTTAGGTGTTGCAGTTCTATATTTCATACTCTTTTGGAAGATTGAGGATTGCTTCTCTTGGAAAGTAAGAAACATAAATGCTGATGGCACCAAGCTTAGTAAATGTTGCACATGGGTATGTGCTAAAGCACAGGCCTGAGGTTTGGGATCTTGGGCTGTGCTCCTGGTTCCCAGCCTACTTGGGGCTTTGCTTTCTGCCTCCACCTTGTGGAACTCGCCACCAGGAGGTGAGGCTTGCGTACTCCAATGAATTTTGAGGTCCTCCGTGATGTCTGCTCTTGAACTTTCTTCCAGGTACCTTCCCAGGAACAAATGCATGGATTGGCCAGAGAAGCCCCTTGCACTTGCTATGCTGCAAAGTAGCTCTTGACTAGGGAGAGAATTTGTCAAACGCTGACAAACAAGTCAATGCGGAAGGACGGCCAGAGCGTGAGGTTGGAGAGCAAATTTGGATTCTCCAGCCTTTTCTAATTTGCAGTCTACTTTTCTGACAAGTCTTTCCTTGGCAACCCTCCACAGAGCAGCAAGTTGAAATCACTTGTCTAATAGGAGGCTTAGGTCTGGTAGAGCCTTCAGCTCTGCTTGGGAAGCTCTTCCCCTACGAACAGCATAAAATGCTTTATTGATCCCTAGTTTCTCCCTGTGAAAGATGCACTGGGTCGTATTTTCAGGAGGCCCTGTGAACAGGGGCTGGCTGTTACCTCCTACCCGCACAAGGTACAGCGTTCACACCAACTACACATAGTGACAGCCACACAAGTACTTCAGCTTCAGCGTGTCACCAGGAAAGCTTTAATTGGGTActtgaaagttaaaaataatggtggttttttttttactgcatttcccAAGTTACATAGGGatgatcattttcatggctcGGTGGCTGCTGGAAATGCCGTTCTGTGCTGGGGCACTCTGGATAGCCCGAGTCAACTGTGTCACCACACGTAGGTATGCTGGATTTGCCTGTCTTCACTCACTCATTGCAAGCGACAAATACTTCTCTTTACTTGCACTTTGGGTTGAAATGGCTTTTCAGAGGCTCCCAGCACTTGTAGTAGTTTTTATCTAGGCAGTTGGAGGTCTGGAGGCCCCATTTGGTGACGGCCAGACTGAGGGACGATTCGAACATGAAGGCCTGTTGGGAAGAGGGAAGGTAGGTTAGGGCAAGAGAGCAAGAGTTTGCATCCATGCGAGGTGGCTCTGCTCTACCACAGACAGGAGTTGCGCATGTGGTCCAGCCCTGCCAGGTTCTGCCTCCATCCCGATCAACCCAGGGGGAGAAAGCTCTTCAGAGCTGGCATTGCAATGCTGGTGTGACTTTGGATTCCCTGCATACCCAGGAAGGCTAGGTTGTTCCAAAAGCTCGAGTTCAAGGTCTGTTGATGATCATCATTAGATTTTAGGGGGTAGAGAAAGGAGGACCATTAGGAGTTTCATTTCTTTGTCCATAGGCtaacacaaaaattaaataaatcagtaTGAAAATTCCTAGCTTCCTGCTCAGGCAACAATTTATGTGGGACGATGATCAAAGCTGCCTGGCATCGCATGTCTCCAGGGGAGCTCCTGGGAGTTGAGTGGTGCTGATCGGTAAGGGAGGCGAATGCTGCAGCTGTTTGGTCCAAGCACTTTTCCAACTTGCCAGCAAGAAGCTAGGCTGTACTTGGAGAGCGGCACAGCCGCAGTGTGCCATGCTGTATTCAAAATTTTACCATCTCTCTTGGCTCCTTACCATGGTCCCTTCTGCAACCCTCTCAGGTTCCAGCTTGGCTTTGCTCGCCTTCTCAAAGCAGTCAGCATCCGGCCCGTGAGGAGTCATCATGCTGTGCAAGCTGCCCCCTCCAGGCTGGAAGCCTTCCTCCTTTGCTTCGTAGTGGCCTTTGATGAGCCCCATGAACTCGCTCATGCAGTTCCCTGCAGGAGGCATAGAGAAGAGGCTGCAACCCCAGCTGAGCTGTGAGCTCCTTGAAGCCCACGAGCTAAGCTGGGCCAGGCAGTGGGTGGAGTGGAGGTTCCTAGGCAGGGCATCACAACAGAGGACATCAGGGCTCCTACAGGCAATGCTTGTAAAGCTGTATAGGTTTTATTCCGCTCTTAATTATCTGGATTCAGAAACTGGCAGCTCCCTAATGAAGGTGCATTGATGTTGGTAGACGTGTGTTTTTCCTACCACCTGGCGCTGTGTAAGTACGGCACCTGCGTGGTGTAACCTGATATTTACAGACTCGGATTAGAGATCTTAAAGTGCTGGAAAGAAAGTTCAGTATAATCACCCCTGTGTTACAGGCACTGAGGCATAAAATGCCTGGCCATCAGTCTGGTGAGAgaggctgctctgctctcccaggtTGTAAGCTTGAAATCATTTTGTTCGATATTCTTCTACCACCTCCAGTCCAGCCAGGTGCTTTCAGTACTTTATGCTTTTGATTTGCGCATCATTTACTTATTTCTTGAGAGCCACTGTGTGCCCAAAGACAAGGAGCCAAATTCATCTTTCCCCAAGGAAGAATACTTTTAAGTAGACCCTCTGAAACCAAAGGAGTAATAAACCACTAACTTAGGTAAGGATGGCTGTATCTAGTCATTCAGTACTCACTGAGTTATGCTCCCTGGAGTACTTTAGTACTTTAACAAGTGCCATCCCAAGGTTTCAGCTTTAGTAGACTTGATGTGACTAAACAATATGGCAACTTTCTGCTTAGCAGTCAGTTTCTGCAAAACCAGGACACGCTTGTGTAGCTATGTTATATATAGCCCTTTTTAACATAGCTAAAAGGGCTATGTTAAGCCTATGTTAAGCCCTTAGGACTATGTTCAGTCCTAAGACTGAACCACTAGTTCAGTCTTTGTTAAGTACAATCCAGGGTCTGAAACATTTAACAACAAAACTAATTTGGCTCAAAGCAGACTTGGCCTATATACGTatgcaaacatttattagttttcATCCCAAGTTGTCAGTATCTCATGTAAGACTGGATTGTTACGGGCTTTTCATTGAACTCGCTCACGTACTGCACTTGGTGTGCTCAGACGGCTGTACAGACCCTAAGAGCTGGAAATCCAACGCGTCTGCAACTGGACTCATGCTActgcttaggaagagtgggctggTGAGCAGGAAGCCAGGCGAGGACTTAAGAGATGAGCTGAGTCCAGTTTCTTATTTGTTCACAGATTTCCTACCCGCCCCAAGAACTTAGGCGCACCTCCATTCCCTGTCGGTAAAATAGCATTGTCCTCTACAAGCAGGATGCTGTGAAGTTAAAATCACTTAGTGGCCGTTAGATTCTAGGTCCCACTGAAATGAGAGTCACACAAGTACTCTCCCAGGCACAGGGGAGATATATGGTATAAAATCTGTATCAGACACATTTTTCAACCTGTGGTGCAAAGACC contains these protein-coding regions:
- the NDUFB4 gene encoding NADH dehydrogenase [ubiquinone] 1 beta subcomplex subunit 4, which translates into the protein MAAGPPPTAAQAYRPNRFVSLPAELDPETYDLSPEKRRAEAERLAIRARLKRQYQLQLNNPNPPAIIEDPALIRWAYARSQNVYPTFRPTPKTSFLGAVFAIGPILFWAAVFKADRDRKEKLIQEGKYKRPFSVF